DNA from Rhinatrema bivittatum chromosome 16, aRhiBiv1.1, whole genome shotgun sequence:
TAATGAAATATACAAAGATAACAGCGCTCCCCTTGATTGCATGATTAAACTTCACAAACCACCACGATCAACAAGAATCTCAAACACATTACAGctaatcattcccccccccctctcagatGCGAGACTATCTACCACCAGGAATCGAGCTTTCTCTATAGCCGGtccaaaagaatggaactctttaccaacaTATTTAAGCTCAATAAGGGataccaaatccttcaaaaaagaacttaaagctTGGCTATTTAGACAAGCATTCACAGTCTGAACTCGATCTCCACTCTCAGCTCATCGAAACTCACCCCATGTAAGAACCCTAACCCTCTTCTCCTCTCTATCCTTCCAATCCGCTTAAAAATTATTCCCTCCTCTTTTTCCACCCCTATTTATCTTCTCCCCATTCTTACTTTGaaccttctcttcctttttcctcACCCAGCCCTTACTCTAATAATTTGATCTCTCAGCCCTCCACAGTACTAATATGACTTTTACTTACATTTTAACTATCTCTCATTATACTTCAGAAATCTCAATTATAAGATACTTTCTTTAATTATGTTCTATTCTATATTACTCTGCTTTAGCCGAGATGTTATTAATGATACTAATGTTTATAtgttacaaaaatgttttcatgtatgaagttgttcagttgtaaaccggagtgaaggcttcccgctatacttcggtataaaaaagaatctaaataaatatgcGTCCCCCTACCATGTATTTCCCACTCTGTCCAGTCACTGCCCCTCTATGTATCCCcattctgtccccccccccccccccccactctgtcCATTTACTGCCCCAACCCCTCTGTTTTCCGTACTCTGTCTGGCCACTGCCTCCTTGTGTATCCCTCACTCTCTCTGCTCACTGTTTCCCTCTGTGTCACCCCCTGCCATGTatacctctctcctcccccccccctctcatctcGTTACTCCTTTTGTGTATCCTGTATCCCCGCTCTGTCTGGCCACTGCCTCCCTGTGTATTCCCACTTTGTCCTCACTGCCTCCCTGTGTTACCCTGCCCTATCCTATCACTGCTCCTGTGCATTCTGTCTTGTCATTGCTACCCTGTGTATCCCTGTGTTGTCTGatcacctctcccccctccccacagtgACCTGTACTCCTGCTGTATCCTATTATTGCCTCCCCCTATCCCTGCTTAGTCTTGTTACTGCCCTGTATCCCTCTTCTCAGcgcaatctcccccccccccttgtgtccTGTTACTTGTAACAGGATACAGCTTGTAActaccctctcccacccctgtaTCCCCAGTCTGTCCAGGTCACTGCCCCCCTGAGAATTCTTAATTAGATGGCATGCGTGCCTAGCGTACGAAAGGGGACCGAGTTGACCCTGATTGTCCATTGCGAAGATATTGTTGTCTTCCTTCAGGACACAGCTGCTGCGATTTCCATGTGATACGAAACTTTTAAATGATTCCTATGTCCTGTTCTGGCTACTTCCTGtgttcctcccttcctcctctccaaAGCAAACCCACCCCATGTGCACAAAcagcatacattaaaaaaaaaaaaaaacaaacaaaaaacactgacACTCACTCATTCATGCACTCTCACTCACCCTTAATGTGCAAGAACACTACCACACAtttgggctgatgcaatatcgtgtGCAGCATCTAGCGCACAGCTTAAAACGCGATTGGATGCTCGTCCCCAATGCAATGCGGGGATTGGCATCCCATCCCCTGGCACCCAGAACCTGGGAGTCTgctttggaggggggagggaggaagggtgaaGATCAAACTTGGGATGGAGAGGAAGTGAGGATCCAGATAGGATGGAGAGAGGAAGCGAAGCCCAAGGACTGTGTGTGGGGACCTGGGAGAAGGGGACAGGGGGAGGGCTGGGGGCCGAGAGCAGGTAAAACGAGGAAGAAcagtaagagagaaaaagaagaaaatattcaaatatcCAGACAAGGGGGGGGAGGCTCGCAGAGAATGAAAAACAAAGCCAGAAATTCAAGCCAGCCACGTTTTATTGTCTGGGAGAGATTGTTACTAACTCAGCGGGGTCCAACCAGCCTGGGCCTCGGCGCCCCTCCAGAATGAGATGTTTTGGCTGCCGCGTAATTAATCCCCTCCTGGGCAGGAAGTAGCCGCCAACCTCCCGGCTTTTACTACCGGGGTTTGAAAGGTGTTGTGCTTTGAGGTGTATGGTGAGGCTCGCTTACTTACATTTTCCATAAGGACGGCCCCCCCCTGCCTTAATGCAGCCTCCCCGGCCCAGTCCCCCAGTCGGCAATCTTCAGACACCCAGAAAGTTACTTGGGGCAGCGCCTCTGCCTCGCACGGGAACTCCCCCCTCCGCTGTCGGACGGGGCCCCTGAAGCCGTTTGGCccccccgcggggggggggggcaagccagtttaagatggcgctggctccATTCCAGTCCTACGGATTCATGTTTAAAGGAAGGGTTGGGATTGGTAGCTCCTTTGccccgaagggggggggggcgcgttaAAAACGGGAAGCGCCGGTCCCCAGCCCGCACGACTTGCCTCCTTTCTCTGCTGTTGCTTGCGCGGGGGCGGGGCGCGCAGATATAACGGAATCCGGACCCCCCTCTGTCCGCCGGTGCACGCAGCGGGGAGGGGACGGGGCTCTTAACGGCCTAAGAGATGCCCGCGCATAGCGCTCGTAGGAGGTCAAGTAACTGCCGACAGCACAAGATGCTCTTGAAAGGGGAGGGGCCTGACACACAGTGGGGCAGGAAGCGAATCTGGAGGACCCACGTGCGCGCCTGTTAGGGGCCtttccgagagagagagagcgagagtagGGAGGAACCTGCGAAGGCCGGGGGCAGCAAACCAGAGCCGACCGCGTGGGGCTCGTCGCAGAGGATGCCGGGTAACCTCGTGCACGGGATGGGAGGAGGCCTACAGGAAGTTGCAGAAGTGCTTCGCTTACCCAAGGGTTTGCAGGGTCCTTCTGCCCAGGAAGAAAGAGACGGCTTTgctaaaattaataataataataatcttgtgTACTCGCTCACGGTCCTGAgatttaaaactatttatttattttcctttatgCTGGCTGTCTAGTAAATACAACTCGAATCCCAACATCTAAATGATGTCTATGCGTATAATCTCTTCCTGTACTCCAGACGCGGGTAAGAAAACGAATTAAAAGACATTTGGACGAAACTCCCGGAAGTTTTAGCCCGGAGCAGCCTCCTTTTGACGCTTTTACCCCCGAGGTGAGAGGGCGGGGGGCCCAAACAGTCGGTGCCGCGCCTGGCATTCGTTTCGGTGGAAAACCCCGGCCTCCGAGGCGGGAGGACGCGCTTCCTTGCCGGCGAAGGAGCGGCGTGCATCCTGCCCACGGCCTCCCGTGGGGCAGAGGTACGAGAGGAGCACGTTCCCGTCCGGTGGAACGGAAGAGAGACCCCAGCGGAAGGAgcctgggaaaggggggggggagatcgcTTTGTCTCTGGAAGTTGCGACGAAGCTGTAAGTAgctgatttttttggtttttgcccTCGTGTTTTATGCAGACTTAAGTTATGTCGACCCCGTTGGAAATAGTTTGCAGGAGCAACCCTTTATTTTCGAAAGAAATCGCGAAATACAGCGACGAATGGTGCGAGCTGAGCCGAAAGAGTTCCCGGGTTGTCTGGCCGCGAGCCGGCAGTTTAGAGGCGGCGGTTTTGTTGGGGCTAATTAAGCTGTTGGAGGAGACCCAGGAAGGGCCGGCGCTGACGAACCACCTCCAGTTCTTTTACCTGTGGCGGAAGACGATGGCCGGGCAGCCTTCCGGCCAAGGCGCTAGGCCCCCGCCCTCGGGAGACGGGGGGCCCGGGGGTGCACCGAGGCCCCGCCCTGCCTCGCTGCAGCCCGGGGACGGTTCCGAACCCGCCGTTCTCGATAAACCggacccgccgccgccgcctcctctTGGATCGGTTGCCCCAGAGCCCCCCGTTTTAACGGCGCAGACCGCAGCGTGGCAGCGCGTCTCGGGGGCGCTGCAAACGGGCTACACGAGTGACCCGTCCGCATGTTTCCCGCATGCAATGCAGCCAAAGATTGTAGacgggagggaggaggaggcggGCCCCGAGTGGGATCCCGGGGAAGCAAATCACCGGCACGCCTCACCCCGGGGATTGGGAGATCCTAGCCCGGCCGTGGGGCAGGGGTCAAGAGAAACCTTGCTGGACAGGGGGGTATCTTCGGGAGCCAGGTACCAAAGCCCCAAAGAAATGGTGGCGAGGGGGGAGCAGTCCTACTATTTCGTGAACCCCTGGGTGGATATCTTGGCGGGGTGGACTGAAGCCCTGGGAGCTGAGCTGACCCCCTACCCACGGTGGGGCTCGTTTGAAGCGAGTCACATGAGCACGGCCCGTTTGTGTATCGCTGGGGGTGTGGCGTGCCCTCAGTGGGACCCGAAATACATGGCAGAGGGGTTACAAGTGTGGGAGAAATACGCCAAAAAGAGGAGTGGACTGTCTTCCGAGATATTTGGTGGAAGGCAGCCAGGGCAGTCAAGATCTCAGATGCCAGAGAAATATGTCCCTTGGACGTTTACTGATCTGGCCCCCTTTATTGATAAATTGCCACCTTTGGAGAAGGGTGCTAGCATGTGGATTGGGGACTTTGAGCACCACACCATGGGTTTCACACTATGTATTGGGGACATAAAAGCATTGCTGTCGAAATTACCTGGTGTTGATGCAGATGCTGTTTTTAGAAAGGCTGACATGAGTTCTATTAGCTTGACTAGTTGTGAAAACGACGGGGCTGCTTTTAATCTATTTAGAACGAGGATCTGGGCTGCCCTCCGAGCCATGTTTCCGACCCAGCCAGACTTTGTGGGCTTGATGGCTCGTCGGTGGGACCCTAAGGATCAGAGCATTTACACTTTTATCACCTCATTTCAGGAAGAATGGACTAGACAGACTGACAAAAGGTTTGATGATCCTCTAATGCTTCCTTTATTTTATCTGACTCTTAAGAATAGTTTACCAGCCCCAGTTAAGAAACTTTTAGAGGATTTGATTGGGATGGAAGTCAGTCCATGGGCCAAAATGAGAGCTCATATCACCCACTACTGTAATCAGTACGAGGAAGAACAGGGCAGACTGGAGAGCGATCTCCAGCTGCAGAGCAAGGAGCAAAGGAAGAGAAGGTGCAAGAACTGGACATTGAATAGGGACAGTGATTTGGGATCTGAGCTTGATTCAGAGCCAAATCCTGGCGATCCCGATGATTTCTGGAGGACTATGTGGAATACAGGACCAGCCACTTTTCAGGGAGCAGCTGTGAATTGGACTGACAATGTGAGGGGCCGGGGAAGAGCACGTAATTTTGGTCCCCTTCCTAGCAATGAACCCCACACTGGCCGCCATCGGAGGTCAGGAATTACCTGTTGGGCCTGTGGCAAAATAGGACATTTTGCAGGTGAGTGTAGGAAGGGCAGGGGTTGCAGCGATAGACCGTTTGCTCCCCCCATGGGCCCTCCCCAGTATTGGGATCCGGCTGTGCAGTTGagaaattagagagagagagagagccagcagcAAAGTCTCCTAGGGGAAAACAGTTTTGCCACACTTAATGAGATTCCTACACCTTCCCTAATTGATTCAGGGACTACTAAATCTGTCTGTTTTTATCTGGTGAAACCCTTGACACTTGTGGTCGGGAGATGCGGGTAACAGGACCCTGGCGTTTTAATGTGGGTTCCTGAGCCCTGCGTCTCCTCATTACTGTGCTCGCCTACATGCCCCGTGAATTGATTGGGGAGGGATTTGCTGCAGGATTTTCAGGTTAGGATAGGCCTTGTCCCCCGGAGCCCCTGATACCTTGGAAATAGCTAGAGGCCGAGAGCAAAAGGAGGCCCACTGATGTTCCAGAAGAATACTACTAGTCAGAGTGTAAACAGTTTCCAATCACTGGACGTGATACTGCAGGGGCAACCCCGACCAACATTTGGAAGAGTAAAATCAGTAAAGCACGTACAATTCCTTCCTCGAATGTCGGAAACAGGCCCCAAGAGAGCTCAGTAGGGTCTTAGTAGACAGGCTGTAACAGGGACTGGACCTCAGATTGACAATCTTCTTAAACATGGTATCATAGAGTTGAGTGACTCTCCCTTTAATATCCCCCTGTATCCTGTGCCAGAGGGGGAGAGATAAAGCGGCTCGTTGTCCATGATCTCCGGGGCCTAAATGACTTGGTACTGTCAGAATTCTCTAATGTTGAGAATCCAGCTACTCTCCTCCAAGGGGGCCCAGCTGAGAAAATATCATGGCGTGCTGGATTTATCTGATGCTACTTACGGCCTTTCAGTAGTGGACGCTGAGAGCCCCTGGATATTCCCCCCGAGTACTGCCCCCGAGATCTGAGAAACTCCTCACCAGAGGAGGTGCCGTCCATTCACCACGCTGACGATTTGTCGCGCTCTGCTCCTACCCCAGAAGTCTGTTTAGAGTACCGGCTCGCGCAGGCCGGATAtaaggttccctgtacgtacccggatcagtccaggacagctgggttttgcttccccaccagcagatggagacagaagaagactttgcggactctgtcctatacccctgaggtgccacctagtgtctgccagtatgattcagtattcttctgtctccagcagatggtggaggtgcaaagcctagtGTCTCTCGGTGGTGCTAAGTTAGGGATTTGGTTCTTGGTATTCCTAGCTTAGTGCTGCTGTTTCTTCAGGTTAGGGATCTTGGTAGGGttcctttaaattaaaaaaaaaaaaaatggaaagaagctTCAGTGTCCCTGCGCAAAGAACTGAATGAGCTTAGTAGGCCCCAGCACTGTTAGGGGATTGCTGGGACTTGTACATTTTTCCTGTTGTTGGTACATGTACGCCCCCCCCAAATTAGGAGACATTTGAAGGGGAACCCGAATGGAAATACCCCATTCTTTTATCCCTCCCAGCGATGAAGACATCATTACTGAAACAACAATGCCCCTCCTTCTCGACACCCCATTCCTTTCCCTGTAAAATCTGCAGTCACCCGTGGAGCTGTACGTTTACCACAGTGATGTAGGGTGGGGCAGCTGCAGTGTGCCAGGGTAATCGTACTGTTCCTATTGTGTTCACCCCGGTCGAAAGAgccttctcaccccccccccccccaccccgtgagCAGGGCCTGGTGGCAGGAAGCACTGCTCTTCTGAAGCTCTCAGCTCAGGCCCCAGGCTCGTCAAGGTGCTGTCGGCCTGCCCACAACTCCCTTTGTACAGCTTTCAGGGGCCTGTGAGGCCACCTTGCTAAACTCTGTGGAGTGTTTCTGATGCCTCACTCACAGTCTGACCCCTTCCCATTTCTGTATGAGAATCTAGAGGGAGGTCCAGCCGGGGACCGCGTATGATGTATGTGGAATACATTCTACGCCACTAGCTAGGGGATACCGTTCTGAGGAAGCAGGGCGCGCTGTGCGACAGGCAGAACTAGCAGCGCTATGCTGTGTCTTATTTAAACGCACCTCACACCGAGCCACTGACTGCTGTCTCTGATTCACAATACGTGATTGTGTCTTTGCATGAGCACGTAAAGGACATGGCACGAGAGAGGTTCCTGTTCGTAATCCAGGAAGGAATAcaagcaggtaagaatcaattttccctTTTTGTTTCAGCTTCTGGTGAGCCTATTGCTAATTTGGCGCCATGGGAAATGATCACTGGAGGGTTGGCAGGAGAGAAGCAGCGATAAAATCGAGGCTGCGCTCTGCTGGCGAAGGGCTCATCAGTCCCGATCGCTGGCTCACCCAGGGAAATAGCCCAGCAGGTGCCGCCGCAAAATAGATTTTCTGCTCATGGTGACCTTCCTTCACCCGTACTACAGAGATGAAGGGGTTCTGACGTCCTTTGTCAGTTATGGCCCTCCAGCAGTGTGCTTCCCAGGGAGAGATCCCTCGGTGGAGTTTGAAAAACGGGTGGGTCGGTCGGTCGGTCTGGCCCTAACGGGCTCCCCTGTTGCCCACGTGACGCATTACCTTTATTGTTACCTGAATATCATTGTCCAGATCATCTGTCGGCTGTGTATACGGCAATGTCTAAATTTAATCTGGGCCTGCAGTTTAAAGCCACGGCGGTGCGACGAGACGGTTCCCTGCTGCCAGGTACGTAGTACAGCAGCATAACACATCCCCCAAACCCCTGGGTCCCCCTGTCCGGATTGGCATTGTGACTTCACTGATAATGATCGTTACTTGTTGAAAGGGTTTAGGTTTCTGCCCGTCTGTGTCCGTGCATTTCCCCCGATGGCTGGAGGCTGTCCCCCAGGCGACAGGAGACTGCAAAAAGCAATGGCTGGCACGCCGGCGACCCGCATCATGACCAGGTTTGGCATTCCTCAGAACGGAccccgtttttgttttttttttactgttggaTTGGAGATATGTTAGCGtatactccccctcccccctccagtggGTTAGTGGAACGCTGCAATGGATTGTTGAAAACCAAATTGCGCCAGTTAACAGCGACTGGCTCTCCCCGCTGCGCTGCGGGCATGTAAAACTTTACAGGGCTCTGTGTGCCCCTGTGATCAGAAATGCTCCAAGTGCACCTACACTTCCTGATGATCTGTCTGTTTTTGTTTGAAACCTGCAGGTGGCAAGCCAGCAGATTGCCTCCCCTATGCACAGTtactctcccccccctctctggCACCCTCCTTTCAGATACCACGCTGGCGACCTGGCGTCCCGAAAGAACTTTGCCCATACGGCTTGGACAGGCCCTGGGGTCACCGAGCCGCTGACGCCAACGGCTGCCATCCTTGCTGGAGAATCGCATTGGACGCACCTGTCTGATTTACGTCCCTGTGCTTCTGTGATTCATGGACATTTGTGGAGCTGAGGGCTTCCTTCGTttgatttgtattgttttttcatACTGCTGGTTTCCTTGCTCCTGATTTTATACTTTTTAAGTTTTACATTAATCGTGTTCCGGACAAGggaactaatttttttttttcactgcttttctgtatcgCCTTGCTGTGCCAACTTGTTCAGTCTTACTGTCACAAATTCATGGTATGAATCGCTTAGTAGTCATGTTAATCCTGCTGAAGACTGCATAGTTTGCTCTCGGACCTTTCCAGCTTCTAAACGAGCGGGGTTTCTTTTTCCTGTGCCTTTCTCATCCTCGCAAGcgtctttttttttgcctgtacTTAATTGTAACCTGGAATCCCCTTCTAATGAAAGTAGAACTCATATAGCAATGGCCGCCTCTGTCACTAAGCTTTTCTGTATCAATTCTGACCAGGTTGTCCGAGTCCGAACTCTTGCCCAAGATTAAAACCACAGGGCACCCACAAGTTAGTACAGCTGAATATAACACTGCGTAAAAAATGTGGGCACCCGTACCCAGCTCCTCTTTTCTATTCATACTGTTATGTCCTGGAAGTATGGCGACCGTTCGTTCTGcaactctcctcacctccctcccgtGGAATCGGCACCAGGCCTTGCCCACAATCCCGTTTCTTATCGTTAGTACGATCCCCTGCAGTAAACCTTTAGTCCGCCCGTGACGAGGGCATTGTAACCCATACACGATGCCTTTTGTATATTTAAGGATGGCTCTGGTCAAGGCCTTGGTCGGTACCCCTAGTGTAATACCGCTGTTTTCACCCCGCAGGTGGCTGCCGGACTTAGCCAAAAAAAAAGGTCCACAATATAGTTATGTGGAGAGGAGAGGCTCATCTACGGGCACCTCCCACGAAGGTGGGACCGGGAAGTGCACCCCTGCTGAGCTCACCTCCCCTATTGCTATTTTTTCctcttaaagattttttttttttttttaagcctccgCACTCCCCTGATACTTTAGGTGCCATTTCCCCGCTGGAGAAATAA
Protein-coding regions in this window:
- the LOC115077192 gene encoding uncharacterized protein LOC115077192, yielding MSTPLEIVCRSNPLFSKEIAKYSDEWCELSRKSSRVVWPRAGSLEAAVLLGLIKLLEETQEGPALTNHLQFFYLWRKTMAGQPSGQGARPPPSGDGGPGGAPRPRPASLQPGDGSEPAVLDKPDPPPPPPLGSVAPEPPVLTAQTAAWQRVSGALQTGYTSDPSACFPHAMQPKIVDGREEEAGPEWDPGEANHRHASPRGLGDPSPAVGQGSRETLLDRGVSSGARYQSPKEMVARGEQSYYFVNPWVDILAGWTEALGAELTPYPRWGSFEASHMSTARLCIAGGVACPQWDPKYMAEGLQVWEKYAKKRSGLSSEIFGGRQPGQSRSQMPEKYVPWTFTDLAPFIDKLPPLEKGASMWIGDFEHHTMGFTLCIGDIKALLSKLPGVDADAVFRKADMSSISLTSCENDGAAFNLFRTRIWAALRAMFPTQPDFVGLMARRWDPKDQSIYTFITSFQEEWTRQTDKRFDDPLMLPLFYLTLKNSLPAPVKKLLEDLIGMEVSPWAKMRAHITHYCNQYEEEQGRLESDLQLQSKEQRKRRCKNWTLNRDSDLGSELDSEPNPGDPDDFWRTMWNTGPATFQGAAVNWTDNVRGRGRARNFGPLPSNEPHTGRHRRSGITCWACGKIGHFAGECRKGRGCSDRPFAPPMGPPQYWDPAVQLRN